One Alkaliphilus sp. B6464 genomic window carries:
- a CDS encoding DUF11 domain-containing protein: protein MATVSGRVVFDRDRSATINAGDSGLANVPVVLQNTATNTRLVVLTDANGNYSFENVPNSDYRIVESFGTPGGVPTPGDFNNAVVGPVPVGTNPPISFATNPPPGSTNLDSLTPDTLLVTVTGANLTNENFLDGPVIYTPIQNILDPCVSVSNVNLINVADNGTFGFFPPGTPANTGVPVEPYPGVTPDFTYVLPDPTKFTPIGGEYTVQNIMTDAMSNEIGAWWRIADHTTGNETGRMMVINGFNPGAVFFRAVVPVQPNTNFLFSSWILNLFKVTGYPNPELGVRILDQNGNVLYSATLGAQIPVNTNAPEWKQIGTVINSQNNTSLTVEFLSEGPEVIGNDYAIDDVSLNEVQVPLFIPVKTISTPVASVGETVTYTVTLENTCTSPLTNVFFKDIVPNGLLFVAGSVTVNGVSEESLDPGIGFTIPNIPGGSTATVTFDAVVNTVPIPNPALNTATINYSYTPVEGGIENNFTVDSNTVSLEVRAPVVADISVIKAGSPNPVMSGQILTYTIDVSNFGPSDAENVVFTDTIPTEITGAEFSTDGGITFNPWPGTLSIGTLLNQETKTILIRGTVAQVAPGFITNTATVTSTTPDPNPSNNTSTSVIEVNESTQEADVGVFKSVGLNPVPAGGMVVYPITVSNFGPADAQNVVLTDAIPPEITGVEFSTDGGSTFSPWPGSLNIGTLPAGASRTIIIRATVSQSATGIISNTAEVSSTTPDPNPSNNTSTVDVEVIPVVREADVSVVKTANPNPVIAGEVLTYTLVVSNAGPNDAQNVIVNDNVSPSIIGPEFSTNGGVTFNPWPGSLNIGTLPAGASRTIIIRGTVSQSATGCINNTAIVTSTTPDPNLLNNVSSICVEVQAAVPGEADVSVVKTANPNPVIAGEVLTYTLVVSNAGPNDAQNVIVNDNVSPSIIGPEFSTNGGVTFNPWPGSLNIGTLPAGASRTIIIRGTVSQSATGCINNTAIVTSTTPDPNLLNNVSSICVEVQAAVPGEADVSVVKTANPNPVIAGEVLTYTLVVSNAGPNDAQNVIVNDNVSPSIIGPEFSTNGGVTFNPWPGSLNIGTLPAGASRTIIIRGTVSQSATGCINNTALVTSTTPDPNFLNNVSSICVKVQSAVPGEVDISVTKSAIPNPVALGQTLKYTIVVSNAGPSDAQNVVLTDAIPSEIINPEFSTDGGVTWNPWTGSYNIGTLANGASITILIRGTVGSSATGTISNTANITSTTPDPDLCNNTFTVISVVSSASADISVKKSAAPNPVAAGQRLKYRIVASNAGPSDAQNVVLTDAIPPEIINPEFSTDGGVTWNPWTGSYNIGTLPHSASVTILIRGTVDPSAAGTLCNTANITSTTPDPNPNNNTSTVNVFVHNYFKKSIICKK from the coding sequence ATGGCTACAGTATCAGGTCGAGTTGTATTCGACAGAGATAGAAGCGCCACAATAAATGCTGGAGACTCAGGTTTAGCCAACGTGCCTGTGGTATTACAGAATACTGCAACAAATACTAGACTTGTAGTTCTTACAGATGCTAATGGAAATTATTCCTTTGAAAATGTCCCAAACAGTGATTATAGAATAGTAGAATCCTTTGGAACACCCGGAGGCGTTCCAACACCAGGAGATTTCAATAACGCAGTAGTTGGACCTGTTCCAGTTGGAACAAATCCTCCAATAAGTTTTGCAACGAATCCTCCACCAGGTTCAACTAATTTAGATTCTTTAACTCCAGATACACTTTTAGTAACTGTTACCGGAGCAAATTTAACAAATGAAAATTTCCTTGATGGTCCAGTTATATATACACCTATACAAAATATACTAGATCCATGTGTGTCAGTTTCAAATGTAAATCTTATTAATGTTGCTGATAATGGAACATTTGGTTTTTTTCCTCCAGGTACTCCTGCTAATACGGGTGTTCCAGTTGAACCTTACCCAGGCGTAACCCCAGATTTCACCTATGTATTACCGGATCCAACTAAGTTTACACCTATTGGTGGTGAATATACAGTACAAAACATTATGACTGATGCAATGAGTAATGAAATAGGTGCTTGGTGGCGTATTGCTGATCATACTACAGGAAATGAAACAGGAAGAATGATGGTGATAAATGGCTTTAATCCAGGGGCTGTTTTTTTTAGAGCTGTAGTTCCAGTACAGCCTAATACAAACTTTTTATTTAGTTCTTGGATTTTAAATCTATTTAAAGTAACAGGATATCCAAATCCTGAACTTGGTGTACGAATACTTGATCAAAACGGTAATGTACTATATAGTGCAACATTGGGAGCTCAGATTCCAGTTAATACAAATGCTCCTGAATGGAAACAAATAGGTACTGTAATCAATTCACAAAATAACACAAGCTTAACGGTAGAATTTTTAAGTGAAGGGCCAGAGGTTATTGGAAATGATTATGCTATAGATGATGTATCATTAAACGAAGTTCAGGTTCCTCTATTTATACCTGTAAAAACTATTAGTACCCCTGTTGCAAGTGTTGGGGAAACAGTAACCTATACAGTAACATTAGAAAATACTTGTACTAGTCCTTTAACAAATGTATTTTTTAAAGATATCGTACCAAATGGATTATTATTTGTGGCTGGTAGCGTAACAGTTAATGGAGTATCAGAGGAATCATTAGATCCTGGTATTGGATTTACTATACCGAATATTCCAGGCGGTTCTACTGCTACTGTAACTTTTGATGCTGTAGTTAACACTGTGCCAATTCCTAATCCAGCCCTTAATACAGCAACAATAAATTATTCTTATACACCTGTAGAAGGGGGAATAGAAAACAATTTTACTGTGGATTCTAATACTGTATCACTTGAAGTTAGGGCTCCTGTAGTAGCAGATATTTCAGTTATAAAAGCAGGAAGTCCAAACCCAGTAATGTCAGGACAGATTTTGACCTATACAATTGATGTATCAAACTTTGGACCATCAGATGCCGAAAATGTTGTTTTTACGGATACTATTCCAACTGAAATAACAGGAGCAGAATTCTCAACAGATGGAGGAATAACCTTTAATCCATGGCCAGGAACTCTTAGTATAGGGACATTACTAAATCAGGAAACAAAAACTATTTTAATAAGAGGAACAGTAGCTCAGGTAGCTCCAGGTTTCATAACTAATACCGCGACTGTAACATCAACAACACCAGATCCTAATCCAAGTAATAACACATCAACATCAGTTATAGAAGTTAACGAATCTACCCAAGAAGCAGATGTTGGAGTTTTTAAATCAGTAGGGCTGAATCCAGTACCGGCAGGAGGAATGGTAGTTTATCCGATTACAGTATCAAATTTTGGACCAGCAGATGCTCAAAATGTTGTTTTAACGGATGCTATTCCGCCCGAAATTACAGGAGTAGAATTCTCAACAGATGGAGGATCAACTTTTAGTCCATGGCCAGGAAGTCTTAATATAGGAACATTACCAGCTGGAGCATCAAGAACTATTATAATTAGAGCGACAGTATCGCAATCAGCTACAGGGATTATAAGTAATACCGCAGAGGTAAGTTCAACAACGCCAGATCCTAATCCAAGCAATAACACATCTACAGTAGATGTGGAAGTTATTCCAGTTGTAAGGGAAGCCGATGTTTCAGTTGTAAAAACAGCAAATCCAAACCCAGTAATAGCAGGAGAAGTACTAACCTATACACTTGTAGTATCCAACGCAGGACCAAATGATGCACAAAATGTTATTGTAAATGATAATGTTTCACCTAGCATTATAGGGCCAGAATTCTCAACAAATGGAGGAGTAACATTTAATCCATGGCCAGGAAGTCTTAATATAGGAACATTACCAGCTGGAGCATCAAGAACTATTATAATTAGAGGGACAGTATCGCAATCAGCTACAGGATGTATAAATAATACTGCAATTGTAACTTCAACAACGCCAGATCCTAATCTTCTTAATAATGTATCATCTATATGTGTAGAGGTCCAGGCTGCAGTACCAGGAGAAGCCGATGTTTCAGTTGTAAAAACAGCAAATCCAAACCCAGTAATAGCAGGAGAAGTACTAACCTATACACTTGTAGTATCCAACGCAGGACCAAATGATGCACAAAATGTTATTGTAAATGATAATGTTTCACCTAGCATTATAGGGCCAGAATTCTCAACAAATGGAGGAGTAACATTTAATCCATGGCCAGGAAGTCTTAATATAGGAACATTACCAGCTGGAGCATCAAGAACTATTATAATTAGAGGGACAGTATCGCAATCAGCTACAGGATGTATAAATAATACTGCAATTGTAACTTCAACAACGCCGGATCCTAATCTTCTTAATAATGTATCATCTATATGTGTAGAGGTCCAGGCTGCAGTACCAGGAGAAGCCGATGTTTCAGTTGTAAAAACAGCAAATCCAAACCCAGTAATAGCAGGAGAAGTACTGACCTATACACTTGTAGTATCCAACGCAGGACCAAATGATGCACAAAATGTTATTGTAAATGATAATGTTTCACCTAGCATTATAGGGCCAGAATTCTCAACAAATGGAGGAGTAACATTTAATCCATGGCCAGGAAGTCTTAATATAGGAACATTACCAGCTGGAGCATCAAGAACTATTATAATTAGAGGGACAGTATCGCAATCAGCTACAGGATGTATAAATAATACTGCATTAGTAACTTCAACAACGCCGGATCCTAATTTTCTTAATAATGTATCATCTATATGTGTAAAGGTCCAGTCTGCAGTACCAGGAGAAGTCGATATTTCAGTTACAAAATCAGCAATTCCTAATCCAGTAGCGCTGGGGCAGACATTAAAGTATACAATTGTAGTATCAAATGCAGGACCATCAGATGCTCAAAATGTTGTTTTGACAGATGCCATTCCATCAGAGATTATCAATCCAGAGTTCTCTACAGACGGAGGGGTAACTTGGAATCCTTGGACGGGAAGCTATAATATAGGCACATTAGCAAATGGTGCTTCCATAACCATTTTAATTAGAGGAACAGTAGGTTCATCAGCTACAGGTACCATATCCAATACTGCTAATATTACTTCTACTACACCAGATCCTGATCTATGCAATAACACATTTACAGTAATTTCAGTAGTATCAAGTGCATCAGCTGATATTTCAGTTAAAAAATCAGCAGCTCCTAATCCAGTAGCGGCAGGACAGAGATTAAAGTATAGAATTGTAGCATCGAATGCTGGACCATCAGATGCTCAAAATGTTGTTTTGACAGATGCTATTCCACCAGAGATTATCAATCCAGAATTCTCTACAGACGGAGGCGTAACTTGGAATCCTTGGACGGGAAGCTATAATATAGGCACATTACCACATAGTGCTTCCGTAACTATTTTAATTAGAGGGACAGTAGATCCATCGGCTGCAGGTACTTTATGTAATACTGCTAATATTACTTCTACAACGCCAGATCCAAATCCAAACAACAACACATCAACGGTAAATGTATTCGTTCACAATTATTTCAAAAAATCTATTATTTGTAAAAAATAA
- a CDS encoding sulfurtransferase: protein MKNIVSQQWLLDNLSKEDLIILDVRGDLNEPDLGFREYKKSHIIGAQFVNLEETMTGELGIHGGRHPLPNMEKFIEDMKMLGVNDDSIIVIYDSGDLAIAGRLWWLLKYIGKSDVFILEGGMKKWLDNNPEVTSEVVKPEPSNSLSLNVDYSMQVDMRYVKAAIDSNSTAIVDSRASERYSGEIEPIDRVAGHIPNALNYPWMNLVSDGQIMSIEDLINYFEPLKKFEEVIVHCGSGITGTVNILFMEEIGLNPKLYVGGYSDWVSYEDNPVVEKNK, encoded by the coding sequence ATGAAAAATATAGTGTCTCAACAGTGGTTATTAGATAATTTATCAAAAGAAGATTTGATTATATTAGATGTTCGAGGAGATCTAAATGAACCTGATCTTGGTTTTAGGGAATATAAAAAAAGTCATATTATAGGAGCCCAATTTGTTAATCTTGAAGAAACTATGACAGGTGAATTAGGTATACATGGCGGTAGACACCCACTTCCAAATATGGAGAAATTTATAGAAGATATGAAAATGTTAGGTGTAAATGATGATTCTATAATAGTAATATATGATAGTGGTGATCTAGCAATAGCTGGAAGACTATGGTGGCTTTTAAAATATATCGGGAAAAGTGATGTATTTATTCTAGAAGGCGGTATGAAGAAGTGGCTTGATAACAACCCTGAAGTAACCAGCGAAGTAGTAAAACCTGAGCCATCTAATTCTTTAAGTTTAAATGTAGATTATTCTATGCAAGTAGATATGAGATATGTAAAAGCAGCTATTGATTCTAATAGTACAGCTATAGTTGATTCACGAGCATCAGAAAGGTATTCTGGTGAGATTGAGCCAATTGATAGGGTAGCAGGACACATTCCTAATGCATTAAACTATCCTTGGATGAATTTAGTATCTGATGGGCAAATAATGTCTATAGAAGATTTAATAAATTATTTTGAACCTCTGAAAAAATTCGAAGAAGTAATTGTACATTGTGGTTCGGGTATAACTGGAACAGTTAATATTCTGTTTATGGAAGAGATTGGACTGAATCCGAAGCTGTATGTAGGTGGATATAGCGATTGGGTTAGCTATGAAGATAATCCTGTTGTTGAAAAGAATAAATAA
- a CDS encoding DsrE/DsrF/DrsH-like family protein, which translates to MENKKINLLMFSGEYDKAMAALILANSAKEMDVDVTMFFAFWGLCLLREPDKVIMNDKTMYEKMFSAMTPKGAEQLPLSKMNFSGIGKEMMLDMMDDNEAPRLIDFLNGARKKGVRFCGCKLSMEIMGFKEEELIPELEVIDAKTYLKDALESDMQLFI; encoded by the coding sequence TTGGAAAATAAAAAGATAAATCTACTTATGTTTAGTGGAGAATATGACAAAGCAATGGCTGCATTAATATTAGCCAACTCTGCAAAGGAAATGGATGTAGACGTAACTATGTTCTTTGCATTTTGGGGACTATGTTTATTAAGAGAACCAGACAAGGTTATAATGAATGATAAAACAATGTATGAAAAAATGTTTAGTGCAATGACACCTAAAGGGGCTGAACAGCTACCTCTTTCCAAAATGAATTTTAGTGGAATAGGGAAAGAGATGATGTTAGACATGATGGATGATAATGAAGCACCCCGTTTAATAGATTTCTTAAATGGAGCTAGAAAAAAAGGAGTTCGTTTCTGTGGCTGTAAGTTATCAATGGAGATTATGGGTTTTAAAGAAGAAGAGCTAATCCCAGAACTGGAAGTAATTGATGCAAAAACTTATTTAAAGGATGCATTAGAATCTGATATGCAGTTATTTATATAA
- a CDS encoding aminotransferase class V-fold PLP-dependent enzyme: MEYINSFYHFRDLVVGVDTNIPLTDQTYTTAINFDNAATTPPFNHVMNEIVKFSPWYSSIHRGAGYKSQVSSKLYDDARNIIAEFVGANIDYHSIIFVKNATEAINKLSNKLLPLYKDGVVISTCMEHHSNDLPWRGKYKMDYISIDKYGQLSMEDLKSKLIKYDDKVKLVTVTGASNVTGYINPIHKIAELAHSHGAKILVDGAQLVPHAPVDMKSLDSPEHIDYLVFSGHKMYAPFGTGVLIGPKTTFMKSPPDYSGGGTVKIVTHDHIEWLDPPEREEAGTPNIMGVLAITWAIKLLNELGMHNIEDYEKMLTDHAIDSLQNIPYVELYHNPIKRGKSVSIIPFNIKGLHHSIVANILSHEFGIAVRNGCFCAQPYIQRLLNISPEDTKKYIGNSHLPIPGMVRISLGIYNTIEEINTLVKALYHISLNRKFYFEKYKKDLYSNFLN, encoded by the coding sequence ATGGAATATATAAATTCTTTTTATCACTTTAGAGATTTAGTTGTAGGTGTAGATACAAATATACCTCTGACTGATCAAACATATACAACTGCTATAAATTTCGATAATGCTGCAACTACACCACCTTTTAACCATGTAATGAACGAGATTGTTAAATTTTCCCCATGGTATTCTTCTATACATCGTGGTGCAGGATATAAGTCTCAAGTTTCTTCCAAGCTCTACGATGATGCACGAAATATAATAGCTGAATTTGTAGGAGCAAATATAGACTATCACTCAATAATATTTGTCAAAAACGCAACAGAGGCTATCAATAAACTCTCTAATAAATTACTCCCTCTATATAAAGACGGAGTAGTTATATCTACTTGTATGGAACATCATTCAAATGATTTGCCCTGGAGAGGAAAATATAAAATGGACTACATATCTATAGATAAATATGGACAGTTATCTATGGAAGATTTAAAATCTAAGTTAATAAAATACGATGACAAGGTAAAGTTAGTTACTGTTACTGGCGCTTCCAATGTAACCGGATATATTAATCCTATTCATAAAATTGCAGAGTTAGCCCATAGTCATGGAGCCAAAATATTAGTAGACGGTGCTCAACTAGTACCTCATGCCCCCGTAGATATGAAATCTCTTGATAGCCCAGAGCACATCGATTATCTTGTTTTCTCTGGTCATAAGATGTATGCTCCCTTTGGTACAGGTGTTTTAATTGGACCTAAAACAACTTTTATGAAAAGTCCTCCTGATTATTCTGGAGGAGGAACTGTAAAAATAGTTACACATGACCATATAGAATGGCTTGACCCACCGGAAAGAGAAGAGGCTGGAACACCTAATATTATGGGGGTTTTAGCTATAACATGGGCTATTAAACTTTTAAATGAACTAGGTATGCATAATATAGAGGATTATGAGAAAATGTTAACGGATCATGCAATAGACAGTCTCCAAAACATACCTTATGTTGAGTTATACCATAATCCAATAAAGAGGGGAAAAAGTGTAAGTATTATTCCCTTTAACATTAAGGGCCTACACCATTCAATAGTTGCAAATATTCTTTCCCATGAGTTTGGTATTGCAGTAAGAAATGGATGTTTCTGCGCACAGCCCTATATACAAAGATTATTAAACATATCCCCAGAGGACACAAAAAAATATATAGGGAATAGTCACCTACCTATTCCTGGAATGGTCAGGATTAGCTTGGGAATATATAACACCATAGAAGAGATAAATACCTTGGTAAAAGCTCTCTACCACATTTCCTTAAACAGAAAATTCTATTTTGAAAAATATAAAAAAGATCTTTATTCAAACTTTTTAAATTAG
- a CDS encoding YciI family protein has translation MQFIVTGYDGTDEAALERRLAARDEHVKLMDSMKKEKRFLYAAAILDDNEKMIGSILIVDFPTREELDEWLKIEPYIKGNVWKEIEVKPCKVPPLFLS, from the coding sequence ATGCAATTTATAGTTACCGGTTATGATGGAACAGATGAGGCGGCATTAGAAAGGCGTCTTGCAGCTCGTGACGAACATGTTAAACTTATGGATTCCATGAAAAAAGAAAAAAGGTTTTTATATGCTGCTGCCATATTAGATGATAACGAAAAGATGATTGGTTCTATTCTAATTGTAGATTTTCCAACGAGAGAAGAACTAGATGAATGGTTGAAGATTGAACCATATATTAAAGGAAATGTATGGAAGGAAATAGAAGTAAAACCTTGTAAAGTGCCTCCACTATTTTTATCTTAA
- a CDS encoding branched-chain amino acid aminotransferase — MSKIMDIDWSKLGFAYIKTDLRYVSKWSDGKWDEGKLVEDNTLTISEASTALHYGQQCFEGMKAYRTKDGKIQLFRPDRNAKRMNESCRRILMPEIPEEKFIDACIQLVKANEAYVPPYGTGATLYLRPFVIGVGDNLGVRPAPEFLFCIFCSPVGPYFKGGMAPVNFTISDYDRAAPYGTGAAKVGGNYAGSLMPHKMAVDKGFADCIYLDPATHTKIEEVGAANFFGITKDNKFVTPKSPSILPSITKYSLMHVAKEYLGLEVEERDVLVDKLDEFKEAGACGTAAVITPIGGIEYKGNLHVFHSETEVGPITKKLYETLCGIQFGDVEAPEGWIVEVK, encoded by the coding sequence ATGAGTAAAATTATGGATATCGACTGGAGTAAACTAGGATTTGCATACATAAAAACTGATTTAAGATATGTATCCAAATGGTCAGATGGTAAATGGGATGAAGGTAAACTAGTAGAAGACAACACATTAACTATTAGTGAAGCTTCTACAGCTCTTCACTACGGCCAACAATGTTTTGAAGGGATGAAAGCTTACAGAACAAAAGATGGTAAAATTCAACTTTTCAGACCTGATCGTAACGCTAAAAGAATGAACGAAAGTTGTAGACGTATTCTAATGCCAGAAATACCTGAGGAAAAATTCATTGATGCTTGTATTCAACTAGTTAAGGCTAATGAGGCCTATGTTCCACCTTATGGAACTGGTGCAACTCTATATCTACGTCCATTTGTTATAGGTGTTGGAGATAACCTAGGTGTAAGACCAGCTCCAGAGTTTTTATTCTGTATTTTCTGCTCACCAGTAGGTCCTTATTTTAAAGGCGGTATGGCTCCAGTAAACTTTACTATATCAGATTATGATAGAGCTGCTCCATACGGCACAGGTGCCGCTAAAGTAGGTGGTAACTATGCGGGTAGTCTTATGCCTCATAAAATGGCAGTTGATAAAGGATTTGCAGATTGTATTTACCTAGATCCTGCAACCCATACAAAAATCGAAGAGGTAGGTGCAGCTAACTTTTTCGGTATAACTAAAGATAATAAGTTTGTAACACCAAAATCACCATCTATATTACCTAGTATTACTAAATACTCACTAATGCACGTAGCTAAGGAATACTTAGGTTTAGAAGTAGAAGAAAGAGATGTATTGGTTGACAAACTTGATGAATTTAAAGAAGCTGGAGCATGTGGTACAGCTGCAGTTATTACTCCAATTGGTGGAATAGAATATAAAGGAAATCTTCACGTATTCCATAGCGAAACTGAAGTAGGTCCTATTACTAAAAAACTATACGAAACTCTTTGTGGTATTCAATTTGGTGATGTTGAAGCTCCAGAAGGATGGATTGTTGAAGTAAAATAA
- a CDS encoding bacteriohemerythrin, producing the protein MLWWRENLATGIKRIDDQHKGIFEKTEKVLSLDSSSDKKAVNDTFIFLMNYCVNHFSEEEQAMLEYGYKDFKHHREQHSYFIEELYKIHTDVKTNGINEDALDSLKVLVINWLANHISEEDKKFAGSIN; encoded by the coding sequence ATGTTGTGGTGGAGAGAAAATTTAGCAACGGGCATAAAGAGGATAGATGATCAGCATAAGGGTATTTTTGAAAAGACCGAAAAAGTTCTTTCTTTGGATTCATCATCAGATAAAAAAGCTGTTAATGATACTTTTATTTTTCTAATGAATTATTGCGTTAACCATTTTAGTGAAGAGGAACAAGCTATGTTAGAGTATGGATATAAAGACTTTAAGCATCATAGAGAGCAACATAGTTATTTTATTGAGGAACTTTATAAAATTCATACAGATGTTAAAACCAATGGCATAAACGAAGATGCACTGGACTCATTAAAAGTATTGGTAATAAATTGGTTAGCAAACCATATTAGCGAGGAAGATAAAAAGTTCGCTGGCTCTATAAATTAG
- a CDS encoding glycosyl hydrolase family 18 protein produces the protein MYIHIVQPGDTMWSVANLYGISIEQLIRDNGLENLPHLILGQSLVIITNQVLYSVQPGDTLFSIGRKFGISPLAIASFNNLNMSDLIYPGMILAIPSINILRRSLEVNGYIVPNTPEADTNVVHEVGTYLTYITPSSYVVNMDGSLKPLNDDAIVTTSKNYGVAPLLSISNEGEANFDPALAHAIFINEEVQNILFNNILNIMRTKGYYGLNINFERLFPEDRELYNDFLRNAVNFFHQYNYPVSTALVPKTYDMTTGEWWGGHDYKAQGEILDFVIIMTYDWGCIACPPMAVAPVNEIRKVLDYAVTVIPREKILMGVPFYGFDWTLPFVSGDRANLVDYREALQLAARYGATIQYDTLFQAPFFNYVDTSGRQHVVWYDDARSFQAKYNLVNEYNLRGVSYWALGLSAPQNWPVLSSMFDIIKLI, from the coding sequence ATGTATATTCATATAGTGCAACCGGGGGATACCATGTGGTCTGTAGCAAATTTATATGGGATAAGTATAGAACAACTTATAAGAGACAACGGATTAGAAAATCTTCCCCATTTAATACTCGGTCAGTCCCTAGTAATAATTACAAATCAGGTATTATATTCAGTTCAACCAGGAGATACCCTTTTCAGCATTGGCAGAAAGTTTGGTATATCCCCTTTAGCTATTGCAAGCTTTAACAACCTAAATATGTCAGATTTAATTTATCCAGGTATGATATTAGCCATTCCATCAATAAATATTCTCCGCAGATCACTAGAAGTAAATGGTTATATTGTACCCAATACACCAGAAGCCGATACAAATGTAGTCCATGAGGTAGGTACTTATTTAACCTATATTACTCCATCAAGCTATGTAGTAAATATGGATGGTAGCTTAAAGCCCCTGAATGATGATGCAATTGTAACCACATCTAAGAACTATGGAGTGGCACCTTTGCTTAGTATCAGCAACGAGGGAGAGGCTAATTTCGATCCAGCCTTGGCCCATGCAATTTTTATTAACGAGGAAGTACAAAATATACTTTTTAATAACATACTTAATATTATGAGAACTAAGGGATATTATGGACTCAATATTAACTTTGAAAGATTATTTCCTGAAGATAGAGAGTTATATAATGATTTTTTAAGAAATGCTGTTAATTTCTTTCATCAATATAACTATCCCGTATCTACTGCACTTGTACCTAAAACCTATGATATGACCACAGGAGAATGGTGGGGCGGACATGATTATAAAGCACAAGGTGAAATATTAGATTTTGTAATAATTATGACTTATGATTGGGGATGTATAGCTTGTCCACCTATGGCAGTAGCACCTGTTAATGAAATAAGAAAGGTTTTAGACTATGCAGTTACTGTTATTCCAAGAGAAAAAATATTGATGGGAGTTCCTTTTTATGGCTTTGACTGGACTCTACCATTTGTATCAGGTGATAGAGCTAATCTAGTAGATTACAGAGAGGCATTACAATTGGCTGCACGGTACGGTGCCACTATACAATATGATACCCTATTTCAAGCTCCATTTTTTAACTATGTTGATACATCAGGACGTCAACACGTTGTTTGGTATGACGATGCTAGAAGCTTCCAAGCTAAATACAACTTAGTTAATGAATACAATTTAAGGGGTGTTAGCTACTGGGCTTTAGGATTATCAGCCCCACAAAATTGGCCTGTGCTTAGTAGTATGTTTGATATTATTAAACTTATCTAG